In the genome of Spirochaetota bacterium, the window GGGCATTATTTTAAACACCATTTCAAACCTGTGGTTTAAAAATATAAAAATTATTAATAATCATATTATAGAAACCAACTATAAAAATTTCCCAAAACCATTTTGTGATTATCCAGAATTTTTTAAAGATAGAGCCGTACTGGTAAAAAAAGCAAAACGAATTGATTTTGAATGCGTTGCACGTGGTTATATAATTGGCAGCGGCTGGAAGGATTATCAAAAGACAGGCAAGGTATGCGGAATTGAATTGCCCGGTGGACTACAGCTTGCCGACGAACTGCCATACCCAATTTTTACCCCCGCAACAAAAGCAGAATCAGGACATGACGAAAATATTACCATTGAAGAAATGAAAAAATCATTGGGAGCCGATATTGCCGAAAAGTTAGCGCAGGTTACCCTTGATTTATATGATTTTGCCAGGGATAAATTAAAAAAAGCAGGTATAATTTTAGCTGATACAAAGTTTGAATTTGGTTTTTCTGATAAAGAAATTATTTTGATTGATGAGGTATTAACACCTGACAGCTCCCGATTCTGGGATGCATCATTATATAAACCCGGCATTTCACCGGTAAGTTTAGATAAGCAGTTC includes:
- a CDS encoding phosphoribosylaminoimidazolesuccinocarboxamide synthase — encoded protein: MEAVTTTKVPGTRKLFSGKVRDVYKVDDEHLVIVSTDRISAFDWVFPNGIPGKGIILNTISNLWFKNIKIINNHIIETNYKNFPKPFCDYPEFFKDRAVLVKKAKRIDFECVARGYIIGSGWKDYQKTGKVCGIELPGGLQLADELPYPIFTPATKAESGHDENITIEEMKKSLGADIAEKLAQVTLDLYDFARDKLKKAGIILADTKFEFGFSDKEIILIDEVLTPDSSRFWDASLYKPGISPVSLDKQFIRDYLETTTWDKNSPPPPLPDEIIQKTKEKYEEILQRIKHILG